The nucleotide sequence TAGATATCCCCTTTGGCCCAGTAATTATTGATCTTAAGATAACTGGCCTTTGTTCATTTGGGGGGCTGAGTCTATAGGtcagagaaaatggaaatcttAAGATTGGCCCAGTCAAAGAGAAACATTATCAGTTTGAACATGGACCTTGAAAGGGATATGCAGAGAATAGATGAAGCAAATCAGGAACTTCTTCTCAAAatccaagagagagaaaatgagattcAGAGGTGAGTATTAGGGTTTCATGAGGGAAGCTCCCAATCCAAAGCAAGGGGTGGAAGAGAGGAGACGAAATTGGTTTTTCCTGGCTTGCTCTAAAAACCTATATCttgtgtagaaaaaaaaaaaacaaaaaaaacaaaaaaaaaaaacaattttcttcttcattctttggCACTTCTCTATGGCTTGAACACTGAAACATAGCAAGTTTCAAATAGATACCTAAAAGACCAATATTTACTCGAGTTGAGAAAACATTGAAGTGTTTCTCTTGGGAATCAGGTGAGTCTTACTTCTTGTGACTTTGAAGTGATTCTGATTCCATGAATTCATTAAAGACTTTCCAACTTGATATTCATGTACATCGTCATTGAAGTACCCTTGCAACTGATACCTGCATTTTATCAGTTCTGAAACTGCCAATCATGGGTCCTCACGGAGTGTgcttctgttgtccaggctggaaaaTGAGGTCACTCAGACCGGGGACCTGGCAGAAGAGGAGGAATGGGAGAAGGACAACTGCACCACAATGGAGCGGGAAACTGCCTTGCAGGAACTGGAGGAAGAAACAGCCAGACTTGTAAGTGAGAAGGTGGGAAGAGCCATTTAATAGCTTTTATTCCTCTAGCTGTCCCTCAACAACTGTCAGATAGTCCTATACAAAGAATAGTTACCACGACAGTCATGACAGAATTTGTCCATGCATGGAAGGGGATCTGTGGAGGGCAGGGTTTCTTTGGTGATGTTTAGTACTGGGAAGCCCCACAGATAGGCAGCTCCAACTCTGTTAAGTTGGTGTGTACACATTGCAGCATGCAAGTAGTGCATAGAAAAATATTGCTGAGATAAGACGGACGACAACCAACTGAACAAAAACAGGTGCTGGTGGACAGGTGCACACTTACactctgcttctttctctccgcaggaaaggaagaatgagaCCCTGGTCCACAGTATAACAGAACTGCAAAAAAAGGTGAGGCGGGGCTCTTGCCTTCTCCAGTGCCCCCACAGCAGCCCCATGAATCCAAGAGGCAAGAGGGGCGACTGACCTTACATACCACCCACACGTCAGAGAGGCCTGTACTTGGAGTGGGTACTGCTCTCTGATCTACTCCCCTACGTCTGAGGCTCATGACCTACATGCCGTGGGTTTTCTCTGCAAATATGTGGTGAAGTGAGTAGATAGGATATCCATTGATTCCATGGGTTCTTCCTTCTCATATAAGAAAATCAATTCCAACAGGTACTCTATTGAAATGATTAACAGGGACCTTTGTGGCAAGACATGAATTTTACTTTCtgcaaagattaaaaaacaacaacatcgAAAACTTAATCCCTAAGGATTCCCTTTTCCTTGTCTAGACCTTTCCTTTTACCCCAACACCTCCTCAGAATACAGTGGACTTCCTATAATTACCTCACTCTCTACCCCAGGCCTGCATCCCTGAGTAACCCAGCATGAACTAGGGGTTCAGGGAGTATTTCTACCTTGAGTGGACTGTAACTGGTGACTAAGATCAGTGAGAACAAGACAGAGGTAGAACTAAGATGTTTCCACAAGGCACTGGGTATCTACCAAGAGACCATCTCCTGGCAGCTTTTATCAAGCATGTAGTTACCGATCCTCACATAGCAGAGAATGTCTTTGCCTTCCACATTTCTTagcttaatgtattttttatttaaaatgtcttttttatttcaaactatagCTTACAAGGAAATCACAAAAGATAACCAAGTGTGAACAAAGCAACCTAGATGGAACCCCAGAAGAGTCAAAGGTAAAtgaaaaagcaatcctaaatgAGGTTGGGCTATGTGACCAGAAAACAAGCTGTTAGGGTGGAAACAATTGTCAAAGTTGGGACAAACTCTTGGTCGTGTTTGCCAATGTCAGGATTAAGCCTGGGCCACTAGGTGCTGAATTCTTCTCTGCCCTTAGTAAGGAATGTCACTCTGAAGCcttattttttgttctctcttttcttaggAAAAGTAGGATACAAATGCACATATAAAATTTGAGGCGGTTGAAGTCCCTAGTTTATATCCTGGTCTCAGCGCCTAATTTAGTGTGCGAAGTTGAGCGATTTAATCACTTCCTCCCACCCTTAGCTCAAGAATTAAAAGAGACTGcgtatataaaatattctttccttttctgcatGGGCAAAACCCCAAAAATCCAcgcaaattattatttaaaagtcttGCTGAGGTTATATGTATGAATTCATAGAGGCAGAACTAGGATTTGTAAGTCTACTCAGTGCTAAGCAATTTGTACACTCTGTCATTGATTCTAATCCAGGAAAGGATTCATGCAATTAGTTACGCACAGATTTAGTGACCACTACCTGCTAAGCACATCATACAGTGGTTAGCATTTCTCTAATTGTGTTCCAGAGCTAAGCACATGGGACCAGCAACAGCatatctaattaaaaataaataataaaataaacaaaaaataagaattagagactttttttttattcagagaACAGATCAAAATTTTTCTTGACACTTTCTCCAGAGTTACATCTTTGGCCTTGCTTTATCCTACACACTTTGTTATGTGTATGAAGCCTCTGAAGATATGGATACactgaaaatggaaacagaaaatgaaagtgtAGATGATGACTCCCCTACTTCTGCTAGCCAATTTAGTGTTGGTGGCCACATAAACAGGAGATCCAAAGCCACCAAGGAAGCTTTCTTGGCTGTGCTCATCCAGGAAAGTTATCTAGAAAGATATCTGGAAAAGAAGGCAGGACCCTGAGTACATATCAGGAAGAAATTGGAATTAAGAGTAGAAAGGGTCACGCAGACCCTTGACTACACTTGCTGTATGACTGTAGCGACCAGGGGACTGATTTTCTTTCAAGATCCCTCCTTTTGTCCGGAAGGTAAAGTCCAGAATTGagtaatgacttttttttttttttttttttgagacggagtttcactctgttgcgtgggctacagtgccctggcatcaacctaactcacagcaacctcaaactttcgggctcaagcgatcctcctgcctcagcctcccaagtagttgggactgcaggcatgcaccaccacagctggctaattttttctatatatttttagttggccaattaatttctttctatttttagtagattcggggtctcgcttttgctcaggctggtctcaaactcctgaccttgagcaatcctcctgccttggcctcccagagtgctaggattacaggcgtgaggagCAGTGACATTTTAAATCTGGCTGTGTCAGCTATATCAGGTGAGCTGAGCTGATAGAGGATAGAGTCCCAGGCTTTGTCAGAATAATGCTCATTATTTTGCTGGCAGCCCAGCCTTAAAGAATTCTAGAGTATTATTAATGCTCTAAACCACTCTCTTTTGCCCACGTATTTTGTCAAATTCTCAGGTAGGATCTCTAATTCTATGAACTATGCAGCATCTGTTTTGCTTCTGCTCCTCTGACATGCTGGTATTCAGTTCAGCAGCTTAGTGGGGTGCCTGCTCCAACCCCTTGTGACTCTCCCCATTGGATTGAAACCACAGCCCTCAGCACATCCGGCTGACTGGCCCTGGATGTAATTGACTCGAGGGGGAGGCAACTGTCAGAAGAGTCCTGATGTGAAACAATGACACCCACATGAAAGTGGGAACATCAGGGCTGCAAGGGGAAGGAAGGACGGTCATGGCCGCCCCACCTCCAACACGCATGAATGCGTCCATTCCTCCCTGTCCACCACCGCCGTTACAGCTGCCCTTCTGCAAGCCGCCATAGCTCGCACCTGGCAACTGGAGTCGTCTCTTCGCCAGTCTCCCTGCTCCTACCTTTACTCCCGAACAATCCATTTTTCAGACAAAGAAAAggctgttcttttaaaaatatataaagcagacTGTGTCTTTACACTTCAAtccctctcctggcctctgcaGTTAGAATAAAGAAGCAAACTCCTTCTGGAAGCCACAGGGCCCTACACCATCGAGGCCCTGTCTGCCTttcccctccccatcaccctcctGCCAGTCTTCCCTGTGCTCCAGCAGCACGACTCCTTCACACATCAAGTCTGTGCTCCTTCCTGGTCTTGGGCCTGGCTATAGCCTCCCCATAGAACATGTTTCTTACAAATCTCCATTTGgctaatatttatcatttaaatgtcAGATCAAGCATCATCTCATCAGAGGCCTTCGCCAACTACTGACCTCCGCCTCTCACACCAATCACTCCCACGCCCACCACTGTCTCTGATTAATCTGTTCTTATTTCCTTCATGGCACATCCTACCATCACATTGACTTATttgctgtgccccccccccccactagaATGTCAGCCCTGTGAGGGTAGACAGCCTGTCCATCCTGTCTGCCACTGTATCCTTAGtgccacccccccacacacacacacttcactcCAGCATGGTGGCTGATGTAGAATAGTCCTTTGccaaatattttaaggaaagaaaagagggaagtaGAAATacggggagggagaaaggagtgaGCAAACGCCTTGGATTCTCACTAACTgtataaaagaaaagatggagTTTTTCAAGACTGATGTTATTTCTAAGAGAAATAGCTAAGTAAGGGAAGAAAGCTAAGAACTGAAGGTTCGGGGCAAAGGCAGCATCAGATGAACACTAACAGGTGGGGAGTATAAAAGAGCAGATTGACCAAGCAGCTGCAAAGGGCGCAGGACAGTTTAACTTCTCCCTCAGAGAGACATGTGAACTCGTGGCCCTGAGTTTCCTAAGCAGCATGGAATATAACCTTGGGCATAACACTCCATTCCTGCACAGTTTCACCTTGCAGGGTTACCAGtctcctttgctttctttagGCTAAGTTACAACAGCTGGAAGCTTCCTGTGCAGACCAAGAGAAAGAGCTGGTCAAGGTAACAACAAGGACTTCTCCTTAAGGAAGGAAAATTTGATCTTCAGACAATCTAATACACTCCTCAAATGATTGACTTGTAATGAGGTTCCAGATCCAAGGCCGTTATGGGGCTACAGAGGggataaagaaatggaagatgAATGCAGTCCCCTAGGTTACCTTCTCATTAACATTTTACAGAATCCATTCTGTAGTCTGTCTCTTCCACATATTAGCATCTGTTCCTCTCCCGACTGCCCCCAGATAATTCCCATTTGGACTATAATTCCCATGTGGCTTGTTCAtcctcaaaaaagaataaaaaggaaataaattgataggtattgaaaaaaatgtttagaacaaTTAGAAAGCCACATTTAAAGTCTGGGACACAAGAGGAAACATGTATGCTTTTGTTCTTACAGCAATTTACTGAGAGAAATTCATGACCAAATTTTGATTCCCCAGGTAATGGAGGAATATGCATTTGTGGCCCAGCTTTGTGAAGATCAAGCCCTCTGCATAAAGGTACAGCTTCTCAGTAAAGGGACAGCAAAGCTTTCGTTAAGGTACAGGGTGAAATGGAACCAGGCTTTTCAAAGACTGCAGTCTAGGACAATTTTAACTCTCCAAGGTGGCATTACCAAGAGACTTTAAGGCCATCAGCACCCCAATACCAATATCACTGTATTGTACTCTGACTCCCTGGTAATTACTGCCCTGGTCTCCCAATCTCTGTGCTCTTAAATTAAGAATTCACACTGCTGCTATTTATACTCCAATTATGCCCAGGAACCTGCCCGATGGTGAGAAAGTGAGAGACTGGGGAAGTGGTGGGATGTGGTCTACAAAAGCAGAGAGAGTGGCAGTGGAAATACTAAACATCCATGGTATGATGTAGTAATAAGTGCTTGCTATGcctagaaaaattataaagcttctaa is from Microcebus murinus isolate Inina chromosome 6, M.murinus_Inina_mat1.0, whole genome shotgun sequence and encodes:
- the TMCO5A gene encoding transmembrane and coiled-coil domain-containing protein 5A isoform X4; translation: MEILRLAQSKRNIISLNMDLERDMQRIDEANQELLLKIQERENEIQRLENEVTQTGDLAEEEEWEKDNCTTMERETALQELEEETARLVSEKERKNETLVHSITELQKKLTRKSQKITKCEQSNLDGTPEESKAKLQQLEASCADQEKELVKVMEEYAFVAQLCEDQALCIKKYQETLRKIEEELETRFLEREVSKVLSMNPAVKEDNSQNKGNSIQKKATLFSKRIFRYLFFTTLFFIRLLSYMFFHLSFINPDLLVIILPKILSRSILWKLRSFLFPSLTLETEDMLPH
- the TMCO5A gene encoding transmembrane and coiled-coil domain-containing protein 5A isoform X3 — its product is MIYRSEKMEILRLAQSKRNIISLNMDLERDMQRIDEANQELLLKIQERENEIQRLENEVTQTGDLAEEEEWEKDNCTTMERETALQELEEETARLVSEKERKNETLVHSITELQKKLTRKSQKITKCEQSNLDGTPEESKAKLQQLEASCADQEKELVKVMEEYAFVAQLCEDQALCIKKYQETLRKIEEELETRFLEREVSKVLSMNPAVKEDNSQNKGNSIQKKATLFSKRIFRYLFFTTLFFIRLLSYMFFHLSFINPDLLVIILPKILSRSILWKLRSFLFPSLTLETEDMLPH
- the TMCO5A gene encoding transmembrane and coiled-coil domain-containing protein 5A isoform X1, coding for MEEHQEDQLEYESEKMEILRLAQSKRNIISLNMDLERDMQRIDEANQELLLKIQERENEIQRLENEVTQTGDLAEEEEWEKDNCTTMERETALQELEEETARLVSEKERKNETLVHSITELQKKLTRKSQKITKCEQSNLDGTPEESKAKLQQLEASCADQEKELVKVMEEYAFVAQLCEDQALCIKKYQETLRKIEEELETRFLEREVSKVLSMNPAVKEDNSQNKGNSIQKKATLFSKRIFRYLFFTTLFFIRLLSYMFFHLSFINPDLLVIILPKILSRSILWKLRSFLFPSLTLETEDMLPH
- the TMCO5A gene encoding transmembrane and coiled-coil domain-containing protein 5A isoform X2 yields the protein MEEHQEDQLEYESEKMEILRLAQSKRNIISLNMDLERDMQRIDEANQELLLKIQERENEIQRLENEVTQTGDLAEEEEWEKDNCTTMERETALQELEEETARLERKNETLVHSITELQKKLTRKSQKITKCEQSNLDGTPEESKAKLQQLEASCADQEKELVKVMEEYAFVAQLCEDQALCIKKYQETLRKIEEELETRFLEREVSKVLSMNPAVKEDNSQNKGNSIQKKATLFSKRIFRYLFFTTLFFIRLLSYMFFHLSFINPDLLVIILPKILSRSILWKLRSFLFPSLTLETEDMLPH